A genomic region of Cryptococcus gattii WM276 chromosome F, complete sequence contains the following coding sequences:
- a CDS encoding late endosome to vacuole transport-related protein, putative (Similar to TIGR gene model, INSD accession AAW44106.1), whose amino-acid sequence MTQPLKIDFTYDSEELDEDLADIPSQIRRSLSSASSGNHTARQSRSSSSATVRNSSTGGLFGKIRGRGKEDVYSDENEEEIEGEELADASSPTPAQGWRSHATDNQDIEAQAGPSDYHERKTATPPTPTSSSLPSSGWRQPSTQLFDQDALEEGPSDYWGAGTPPVVPPYLHQSTPSTTTDSPVINEYDDDEYERRIRDVMTHCAQSTPRTNSPNLSVSESFPYHPSQIHGSRLHERVRIDRKADSGIGEEEFGQRKTLTDDVSEATPSVASATPLKLQDQYASGFAPSPSKRTSFIHPSVSRLRSHMRSSSSATQQSVQYPQLLQLRAPSHFSQIEVAKSETMSTASAPLQPSNLHVQSPNTPRNKVEPSQGPAFQFHPLRKLSAHLFGRTTNGMSSPRPIINKRTSSVLKVPLGSPTTKEISEEQNLGKPTVMDIRGMIAVGTDRGYIVTYGFGQEIKCILGPEEPNETFIAAGLSSGSIYLYDLSSPSQPARTAHFLTLKQIQSGRREGHLEGSRILHIGFVGTRHTSIVSGDEHGRAFWWSLGKVMGVESTDVIRMLGSYPSGLIPTTAPPYPAKRPTTLFSASSLPLGDSPHPTDKFSLSALLTPSKLVIVGMKPQAKTWFRKMRDGDGGEQGGYIGCTAWLRSGEVSKGLDEEVAKKKVLEEVSDPVIAYSWGKAVRFVRVRVHEVGEDVSPDFVEGRKWEAGESVKSLDWYDSNHLLVITVSELILLDVRSMKAVEATPLQTQLLTSQDFFSGLSVKNITENVPETFAGSTKTNLQVGTLLHWNDRILSQVHRGDFLSAISVALSYYNGTATGNTINLPSEITLRKEMVEKRIKELMKASLEWAFSPDRMSDDTHYSADGRGVDLTDLFEGLAKSCIEACLDIGDTYFLFNDTYEHFSQVGIQGIFLHILEPFIFSGRLREVPPDIIKALISMHSEKGELDQAESMIWHVDPMSLDINQAITLCEAHGLWDAMIHVYTRAMKDYVAPIVKLIGVVRDIQHHRSSRPSLVRDERDGTEEMAPNAYKLYSYIETVLSGLSYPSGEALPEFEAHQAQTEVYTFIFQGRTVAWPQGGHDLVLTVDSNHSEPPYPYLSLLLHFDTETFLHAMDIAFEDSYLNDPTGAINRQSIVNLMLDVMDPEYFHPGDITLLHIFVARNLPKYPQFLFIPPSTLHRILVSLASNPDQSTREDRQLAAEYLLSAYTPHDGEAMLSLFETAGFFRILSGAYRREGKWGKLISTLLRDPESDDEVFTALEEIIKTATPSTEVSQAVVDALPHLFDLGVRETAILLDKELSSIHPQAIQALGRAPHKQMAYLRCLLEPDPEETHNAPSHNVDLPSRHLYIKLLAQHDPGHVVSFLDERGPSFFDLPQLVNQLDEARLYEAELWALDRQGKVKETFVTVGDVLRTKGGELGESLINDDVGSVHLALETIQGVAKMAVRLCREHSSPKVEDRNESGRGAMEVEDMWLGVLHEIIELVHTSSALTSNSSDTVVLDTLRSLVQETLSSLVSSSSPSLSFPRLFKRLVDASTTTTKQSSKGRAYSEFRTILMGMLDSYRAEGEMLNMTTKLVEADLGEVTAEFVEKSMRGWRAEGGQCEECGRKLENDQNWVVLGSGATLHKLCFQV is encoded by the exons ATGACGCAGCCACTCAAGATTGATTTTACCTATGACAGTGAAGAGCTAGATGAAGATTTGGCCGATATACCGAGCCAAATACGACGTTCACTCTCGTCTGCCTCGTCTGGAAACCACACCGCCAGGCAAAGTCGAAGCTCAAGCTCAGCAACAGTTCGCAACTCAAGTACCGGAGGGTTATTTGGGAAAAtaaggggaagaggaaaagaagatgtCTATTCAGATGAAAacgaggaagagattgagGGAGAAGAACTCGCAGATGCATCGAGTCCGACTCCTGCTCAGGGGTGGAGGTCTCATGCGACCGATAATCAGGACATCGAAGCCCAAGCAGGACCGAGTGACTATCATGAGCGGAAAACAGCAACACCCCCGACACCTACATCATCAAGCCTCCCCTCATCCGGCTGGAGACAGCCGAGCACCCAGCTATTTGACCAAGACGCGCTTGAAGAAGGACCCAGTGATTATTGGGGTGCTGGTACCCCGCCTGTCGTGCCACCATACCTACATCAGAGTACCCCTTCAACAACTACTGACTCGCCTGTCATCAACGAatatgatgatgatgagtATGAGCGTCGAATACGAGATGTTATGACGCATTGTGCTCAATCGACTCCCCGAACTAATTCTCCAAACCTCAGTGTCAGCGAATCATTCCCCTATCATCCATCTCAAATCCACGGCAGTCGTTTGCATGAGAGGGTCCGTATTGACCGGAAAGCCGACAGCGGGATCGGAGAGGAGGAGTTTGGTCAACGGAAAACTTTGACTGACGATGTGTCCGAAGCCACTCCGTCTGTCGCTTCGGCCACACCTTTAAAGCTACAAGACCAGTATGCGTCAGGTTTCGCTCCAAGCCCTTCCAAACGGACGTCCTTCATCC ATCCTTCCGTTTCCCGTCTTAGATCGCACATGCGTTCATCATCCTCTGCTACTCAGCAATCCGTCCAATACCCTCAGCTTCTGCAACTTCGCGCGCCCAGTCACTTTTCTCAGATAGAAGTGGCCAAGTCAGAGACCATGTCTACTGCCAGTGCTCCCCTTCAGCCCTCCAACCTTCATGTGCAATCTCCAAACACTCCCAGGAACAAGGTAGAGCCCAGTCAAGGACCTGCTTTTCAATTTCATCCTTTACGCAAGCTTTCTGCTCATCTCTTTGGTCGAACGACCAATGGAATGTCGTCACCTCGTCCAATCATAAATAAAAGGACGAGCTCGGTACTGAAGGTACCATTAGGGAGTCCGACAACCAAGGAAATATCAGAAGAGCAAAATTTGGGAAAGCCTACAGTCATGGATATACGAGGTATGATAGCTGTTGGGACCGATAGGGGATACATTGTCACCTATGGGTTCGGACAAGAAATTAAGTGTATTTTGGGTCCTGAGGAACCAA ACGAGACTTTCATAGCCGCAGGTCTTTCTTCTGGGTCCATTTACTTATATGACCTTTCATCCCCTTCTCAACCAGCCCGTACAGCCCACTTCCTCACTCTCAAACAAATTCAGTCAGGCAGGCGAGAAGGCCATCTGGAGGGTAGCCGAATACTGCATATAGGTTTCGTTGGAACAAGGCATACCTCAATTGTCAGTGGTGATGAACACGGACGCGCGTTTTGGTGGAGTTTGGGAAAGGTCATGGGAGTAGAGAGCACGGATGTCATTCGTATGCTTGGCTCTTATCCGTCCGGCTTGATTCCAACCACTGCTCCTCCCTATCCCGCCAAAAGACCTACAACTCTCTTTTCGgcttcttccctcccctTAGGTGACTCTCCTCATCCTACTGACAAATTTTCACTCTCTGCTCTCTTAACACCTTCAAAACTTGTCATTGTAGGGATGAAACCGCAAGCTAAAACATGGTTTCGCAAGATGCGTGACGGAGATGGTGGCGAACAAGGTGGTTACATCGGATGTACGGCTTGGTTGAGGAGCGGAGAAGTTAGCAAAGGGTTGGACGAGGAAGtggcaaagaagaaggtttTGGAGGAAGTTTCAGATCCCGTAATTGCGTATTCATGGGGTAAGGCAGTAAGATTTGTCAGGGTTAGAGTACATGAGGTAGGTGAAGATGTATCTCCCGACTTTGTGGAAGGGCGAAAATGGGAAGCTGGGGAGAGCGTGAAATCTTTGGACTGGTATGACTCTAAC CACCTGCTTGTGATAACAGTGTCCGAATTGATACTTCTTGACGTAAGGTCAATGAAAGCTGTTGAAGCGACACCTTTACAAACGCAGCTCTTGACAAGTCAGGACTTTTTTTCGGGACTGTCTGTCAAAAATATTACGGAGAATGTACCAGAGACATTTGCGGGAAGT ACAAAAACCAACTTGCAAGTGGgcactcttcttcactgGAACGACCGTATCCTTTCACAAGTTCACCGTGGTGACTTTCTCTCTGCCATCAGTGTTGCGCTTTCTTACTACAATGGTACCGCCACTGGTAACACAATCAACCTTCCTTCTGAAATTACACTGCGCAAAGAGATGGTGGAAAAGAGAATTAAGGAGTTGATGAAAGCCTCCCTGGAGTGGGCATTCTCGCCGGACAGGATGTCGGACGATACCCATTACAGTGCCGACGGACGAGGTGTAGACCTGACAGATCTGTTTGAAGGCCTTGCCAAATCCTGTATTGAAGCGTGTCTCGATATCGGCGATACCtacttcctcttcaatGACACGTACGAGCACTTTTCCCAAGTCGGTATCCAAGGGATTTTCCTCCACATCCTTGAGCCCTTTATCTTCTCCGGTCGACTGCGTGAAGTCCCACCCGACATCATCAAGGCTCTCATTTCCATGCATAGCGAGAAAGGCGAGCTCGATCAAGCAGAGTCGATGATTTGGCATGTTGACCCCATGTCGCTTGATATCAACCAGGCTATCACCCTTTGTGAGGCTCATGGATTATGGGATGCCATGATACATGTCTACACTCGAGCTATGAAGGATTACGTCGCTCCCATTGTCAAGCTTATTGGTGTTGTGAGGGATATCCAGCATCATAGGTCGAGTAGACCTTCACTTGTCAGGGACGAGAGAGATGGTACAGAAGAGATGGCTCCAAACGCTTATAAGCTGTACTCGTACATTGAAACGGTCCTTTCCGGCTTATCCTACCCTAGCGGTGAAGCGCTCCCTGAGTTTGAAGCCCACCAAGCTCAGACTGAGGTGTATACTTTTATCTTCCAGGGGCGTACAGTTGCGTGGCCTCAAGGAGGCCATGATCTCGTCCTCACAGTTGACAGTAACCACTCTGAGCCACCATATCCCTATCTCagccttctccttcatttcGACACGGAAACCTTCCTTCATGCGATGGATATTGCCTTTGAAGACTCCTACCTCAATGACCCCACCGGGGCAATCAATCGCCAATCCATTGTCAACCTTATGTTAGATGTTATGGACCCAGAGTACTTCCACCCAGGAGACATCACCCTTCTGCACATCTTTGTGGCTAGGAACTTACCGAAGTACCCACAGTTTCTCTTCATACCCCCGTCTACCCTCCATCGTATTCTCGTTAGCCTGGCAAGCAATCCCGATCAATCAACAAGGGAAGATCGGCAACTCGCAGCCGAATACCTTCTGTCTGCGTATACCCCGCACGATGGAGAAGCGATGCTCTCCCTCTTCGAGACGGCTGGTTTCTTCCGCATTCTTAGCGGGGCCTATCGACGAGAGGGCAAGTGGGGGAAGTTAATCTCCACCCTGTTGAGAGATCCCGAATCGGATGATGAAGTGTTTACTGCCTTGGAGGAAATCATCAAAACTGCCACTCCATCCACAGAAGTCAGTCAAGCAGTGGTAGATGCTCTGCCTCACTTGTTTGACCTTGGAGTTAGGGAAACGGCGATACTGTTGGACAAAGAGCTTTCTAGCATTCATCCACAAGCCATTCAAGCCTTAGGTCGTGCGCCCCATAAGCAAATGGCATATTTGCGATGCTTGCTTGAGCCCGACCCAGAGGAGACACACAACGCCCCTTCACACAACGTTGATCTGCCCAGCCGTCATTTGTACATTAAGTTACTAGCACAACACGACCCTGGACACGTTGTATCATTCCTCGACGAGCGTGGCCCGTCGTTCTTTGATCTCCCGCAGCTAGTAAACCAATTGGATGAGGCCAGATTGTATGAAGCCGAGCTTTGGGCGCTGGACAGGCAGGGCAAGGTCAAGGAGACGTTCGTGACGGTGGGTGATGTGTTGAGAACAAAGGGCGGAGAGCTAGGAGAAAGCCTGATAAATGATGATGTTGGAAGTGTCCACTTGGCACTGGAGACTATCCAGGGAGTAGCTAAGATGGCCGTTAGGCTTTGTCGAGAACACTCGTCGCCAAAGGTTGAAGATCGAAATGAGAGCGGAAGAGGGGCAATGGAAGTGGAAGATATGTGGCTTGGAGTGCTTCATGAGATCATCGAGCTCGTTCATACCTCATCCGCTCTCACCTCCAACTCGTCTGACACTGTTGTTCTCGACACTCTTCGTTCGCTTGTGCAGGAAACCCTCTCTTCGCTCgtctcctcttcatctccatctctctcttttcctcgTCTCTTTAAACGACTTGTGGATGCTTCAACCACGACCACAAAACAGTCGAGCAAAGGAAGAGCGTATAGCGAGTTCAGAACGATTCTTATGGGGATGTTGGATTCTTACAGGGCAGAAGGAGAGATGTTAAATATGACCACAAAGTTGGTGGAGGCGGATCTGGGAGAAGTAACCGCCGAATTTGTCGAGAAGAGTATGCGAGGATGGAGGGCTGAAGGAGGACAATGCGAAGAATGCGGGAGAAAGCTGGAGAATGATCAGAATTGGGTGGTTCTCGGGTCCGGTGCTACCCTTCATAAGTTATGTTTCCAAGTGTGA
- a CDS encoding uncharacterized protein (Similar to SGTC gene model, INSD accession EAL20326.1), which produces MSTLGVATKIQFEAASSWLTSTPAAAGLPNETKLELYGLFKFITTGSGPTSSRPSLFYPTNRAKHDAWNSVSTKYLHLSSVPDQTKAMAQGRYVEIAKQVGWDGVIQEEDDIDLERLSDSESEDGRDGSEGAKDGWRKVSVMQAEDGLDDIPIHDAVVADSLRVVKELIEADPSLINSRDEFGYTPLHLAADRGYPEMTKLLLEFGADKSLKDQDGQTPLILAQISSRDDITAILDSTP; this is translated from the exons ATGTCAACATTAGGCGTCGCCACGAAAATTCAGTTCGAAGCTGCCTCATCTTGGCTGACTTCAACGCCCGCAGCGGCTGGACTTCCAAATGAGACCAAGTTGGAG CTTTATGGTCTTTTCAAATTCATAACCACAGGATCGGGACC TACATCATCTCGTCCCTCACTTTTTTACCCGACCAACCGTGCAAAGCACGACGCATGGAATTCTGTCTCAACGAAATACCTTCACTTAAGCTCGGTTCCGGATCAAACGAAAGCGATGGCCCAAGGACGTTACGTTGAGATCGCAAAACAAGTTGGATGGGACGGTGTCAttcaggaagaggacgatATTGACCTTGAAAGATTGAGCGATAGTGAAAgtgaagatggaagagacGGAAGCGAGGGAGCAAAGGACGGATGGAGAAAAGTCAGTGTTATGCAAGCAGAAGATGGGCTGGATGACAT CCCTATACATGATGCGGTCGTCGCAGATTCTCTTCGGGTGGTAAAGGAATTGATTGAAGCCGATCCAAGTTTAATAAATTCAAGAGATGAATTC GGATATACGCCACTGCATTTGGCTGCTGACAGAGGATACCCAGAAATGACAAAGCTTCTGTTAGAATTTGGCGCAGACAAGAGCCTGAAA GACCAGGATGGTCAGACACCTTTAATCCTCGCTCAGATATCGAGTCGGGATGACATAACTGCCATTCTCGATTCAACTCCATAG
- a CDS encoding uncharacterized protein (Similar to SGTC gene model, INSD accession EAL20327.1), whose product MLSLTKIICLTALTSGQLVLAKPLFLPKPITTTAYGPALYDPTTGPTCADIKQTTAPDCWLASAMCALAKCNGGFITSLIVDKTQVHPATSLSVTGATFKIWDPDTLVRTDQKVVLADTATGDGNDDSSIYVWWPSGLQAAVKKHGGSGITNGKFDVNGGYGFKALSYLTGYEATYEMDSSTWWGNLVAHVDSTPIVMCTKSDTDVLVSAHCYTAMTVTDNGDSDDTRTLRLHNPWGDTKNYK is encoded by the exons aTGTTGTCTCTCACCAAAATCATATGTCTTACAGCTTTGACTT CCGGGCAACTTGTATTGGCTAAGCCACTGTTCCTACCGAAACCCATCACAACCACGGCTTACGGTCCTGCCCTGTATGATCCTACCACTGGGCCAACATGTGCCGATATCAAGCAGA CTACTGCTCCGGATTGTTGGTTGGCATCAG CGATGTGCGCGCTAGCCAAGTGCAATGGAGGATTCATAACTTCGCTCATTGTGGATAAGACCCAAGTACACCCTGCAACTAGTTTGAGTGTAACAGGGGCAACATTCAAGATCTGGGATCCTGATACGTTGGTTCGGACTGACCAAAAAGTCGTCCTAGCCGACACTGCAACtggagatggaaatgaCGATTCTAGTATCTATGTTTG GTGGCCGAGTGGTTTACAAGCGGCTGTAAAGAAGCACGGAGGTTCTGGAATTACTAACGGAAAATTCGATGTCAATGGTGGTTACGGTTTCAAGGCCTTATCATACCTCACTGGCTATGAAGCAACCTATGAAATGGATTCATCTACTTGGT GGGGCAATCTAGTAGCTCATGTTGACAGTACGCCCATTGTTATGTGCACAAAAAGCGACACAGATGTTCTGGTCAGCGCTCATTGCTACACTGCGATGACGGTGACTGACAACGGTGACTCGGATGATACGCGAAC CTTACGACTTCACAACCCTTGGGGAGACACCAAAAATTACAAGTAA
- a CDS encoding Activator of Chs3p (chitin synthase III), putative; Skt5p (Similar to TIGR gene model, INSD accession AAW44305.1): MSANPPPQRRSHTYNSYIPSNSSSQNQTYAGDESGTAERNMSSRNGAVPEPEIDPNDPPLPSYQALMASENAGIPLSPTTISDSDHSHRAQLPSIPHARTPSLEHAPYAPVDYGLPNSAYPATHHGHSNEPPPSQSNRFSGGSLGRRPVSDPNSIDFNQLQITPNTPAVPEAPANPVARHKTAPSHPQQYHPRNQYPRQRSVTGGYPTDMDGTASVYSLDSGMGAYGQGARQGQQYPAGQAYGGYAAPVQTDYSNPYYSAANDVLGLPPVPPPPSESSYATSSSTPVPTRQRSVPSLARSNTAATNMSTASSRSMPPVPVMPRVTEQVGASSTRRRGTQAAVDLNKPPYTKQYVDDYRKRMKEDPDPEAQFSFAKYLIEAAKKLGDEISHSDPKLGRKYRDSLLQESLRNIKKLAEGKEPYPDAQFFLANLYGTGQLGLSVDHERAYYLYLMASKHNHPAATYRSAVCNEIGAGTKKDPGRAVLFYRKAAALGDTAAMYKLGMILLGGLLAQPRNIREAIVWLRRAASQADEDNPHALHELALLHERPNGVGGVLPHDPNMARELFTQAAQLNYPPAQFKLGQCHEFGHLGCPIDPRRSIAWYTRAAEKGDSEAELALSGWYLTGSEGVLKQSDTEAYLWGRKAANKGLAKAEYAVGYYTEIGIGVKQDMDLAKRWYMRAAAQQHKRAMQRLTELNNQKNPKGKGSRPTRHDAQSECVVM; this comes from the exons ATGTCGGCAAATCCTCCGCCCCAGCGCCGCTCCCATACGTACAACAGCTACATACCGAGCAACTCAAGCAGCCAAAACCAGACGTATGCAGGGGACGAAAGTGGGACTGCTGAGCGGAACATGAGTTCCCGGAATGGCG CCGTGCCAGAACCAGAAATCGATCCAAACGATCCTCCTCTGCCTTCTTATCAGGCTTTGATGGCGTCAGAGAACGCTGGAATCCCTCTTTCTCCAACAACAATCTCAGACTCTGACCACTCTCATCGAGCACAGCTGCCTTCCATACCCCATGCCCGGACTCCTTCTCTTGAACACGCTCCTTATGCCCCTGTAGATTACGGTCTTCCGAACTCTGCATATCCTGCGACCCACCACGGCCATTCCAACGAACCACCTCCTAGTCAAAGCAATCGCTTTTCTGGAGGCTCTCTCGGGCGCCGACCAGTATCCGACCCCAATAGCATCGATTTCAATCAACTCCAGATCACCCCTAATACCCCTGCTGTGCCCGAAGCCCCTGCAAATCCAGTTGCGCGACACAAGACAGCCCCCTCTCATCCACAACAGTATCATCCCCGCAACCAATATCCCAGACAAAGATCAGTTACAGGAGGTTATCCGACAGATATGGACGGCACAGCGAGCGTCTACAGCTTAGATTCTGGGATGGGAGCGTATGGACAGGGAGCTAGACAAGGCCAACAATACCCGGCCGGACAGGCGTATGGTGGTTACGCTGCACCTGTTCAGACCGACTATTCAAATCCCTACTACTCTGCTGCAAACGATGTACTCGGCTTACCGCCTGTACCACCCCCACCGTCCGAATCATCATATGCCACATCATCATCTACGCCTGTCCCCACCCGACAACGATCGGTCCCTTCCCTTGCACGATCGAATACTGCAGCCACCAATATGTCCACCGCCTCATCTCGATCAATGCCACCAGTCCCCGTCATGCCTCGCGTAACAGAACAGGTTGGCGCGTCTTCCACCCGCCGACGAGGTACGCAAGCCGCGGTAGACTTGAATAAGCCGCCTTATACCAAGCAATACGTGGACGACTATCGAAAACGTATGAAAGAAGATCCCGATCCTGAAGCCCAATTTTCATTTGCGAAATACCTTATCGAAGCTGCCAAGAAACTCGGTGACGAGATCAGTCATTCTGATCCGAAGCTAGGCCGCAAGTATCGTGATTCTCTTTTGCAAGAATCTTTGCGAAACATCAAGAAACTTGCAGAAGGTAAAGAGCCCTATCCTGATGCTCAATTCTTCCTCGCCAATTTGTATGGCACCGGGCAGCTGGGTTTGTCCGTCGACCACGAGAGGGCATACTATCTGTACTTGATGGCGAGCAAACACAATCACCCCGCTGCAACATACCGATCCGCAGTATGCAATGAGATTGGAGCGGGGACGAAAAAGGACCCAGGGAGGGCGGTGCTGTTTTACAGAAAGGCGGCAGCTTTGGGAGATACGGCAGCGATGTACAAACTGGGTATGATCCTGCTCGGTGGTCTCCTCGCGCAGCCGCGAAACATTCGTGAAGCCATTGTATGGCTCAGGCGTGCTGCATCCCAAGCGGATGAAGACAACCCCCACGCTTTACATGAACTCGCTCTCTTACACGAACGTCCTAATGGCGTTGGAGGTGTTCTGCCGCATGACCCCAATATGGCAAGAGAACTGTTTACTCAGGCTGCTCAGCTGAATTATCCGCCTGCACAGTTCAAGCTGGGGCAATGTCATGAATTTGGACATCTTGGATGTCCAATTGATCCCAGGAGAAGTATTGCATGGTATACTCGCGCGGCCGAAAAGGGCGATAGTGAGGCCGAGTTGGCATTGAGTGGATGGTATCTTACTGGTAGCG AGGGAGTGTTGAAACAGTCGGATACGGAAGCCTACCTGTGGGGACGAAAAGCTGCTAATAAGGGTCTTGCAAAAGCGGAGTATGCTGTGGGCT ACTACACTGAGATTGGTATTGGAGTCAAGCAAGATATGGATCTTGCCAAACGATGGTACATGCGCGCAGCTG CTCAACAACACAAACGGGCAATGCAACGTCTCACTGAGCTCAATAATCAGAAAAACCCAAAGGGCAAGGGTTCAAGACCTACGAGGCACGATGCACAGAGTGAATGCGTAGTGATGTGA
- a CDS encoding Anthranilate synthase, putative (Similar to TIGR gene model, INSD accession AAW44361.1) yields the protein MDTSVLKPTPSLEELTNLFATASSSTTTLTSRSATLFPTPNAEPSKPVEPAKPNLIPVYVEIPADLLTPVSAYLKIAKDEKYSYLLESVVGGESLARYSFVGSNPFKTIKTGAGEEVEGDPLKALEKELEPYRFAKIPEISAFTGGAVGFITYDAINHFEPVTTPATPLHNPIPGMPEACFMLFSTNIIFDHIYQTVKIVSHVYLPDGTPMSEIPSLYDEASARIDSVRRKLMNPETPMPPQGHITLGNQSESNVGKVGYEGFVTKLKEHIVKGDIIQAVPSQRLTRETALHPFNVYRHLRRVNPSPYMFYLDCGDIRLVGASPETLCKVEGRKVYNHAIAGTVKRGKTEEEDAVLGAGLLASNKDRAEHIMLVDLARNDVNRVCKPETVNVDNLMQVEKFSHVIHLTSQISGILRDDQSRFDAFRSIFPAGTVSGAPKIKAIQLISGLEKERRGVYAGAVGRFDFDRDNLDTCIAIRTMTFKDGKVFLQAGGGIVFDSVEEDEFVETINKLGANVKCIEEAEKYYARLQGQNV from the exons ATGGATACCTCA GTTTTGAAACCTACGCCTTCTCTTGAGGAGCTTACGAACCTCTTCGCCACGGCCTCCTCATCTACCACCACACTCACTTCTCGGTCCGCTACCTTATTTCCCACCCCCAATGCCGAACCCTCAAAACCTGTCGAGCCCGCTAAGCCTAACCTCATTCCTGTCTATGTTGAAATCCCTGCCGATTTGCTCACCCCCGTTTCGGCCTATTTGAAGATTGCAAAGGATGAAAAGTACAGCTACTTGTTGGAGAGTGTTGTTGGTGGAGAAAGCTTGGCCAGATATAGTTTTGTCGGCTCTA ACCCTTTCAAAACCATCAAGACAGGCGCAGGAGAAGAAGTCGAGGGCGACCCGCTGAAAGCTTTGGAGAAGGAGCTTGAGCCCTATAGATTCGCCAAGATCCCTGAAATCTCTGCTTTCACTGGAGGTGCCGTTGGTTTCATTACTTACGACGCTATCAACCACTTTGAACCCGTCACCACCCCGGCCACTCCTCTTCACAACCCTATCCCTGGCATGCCTGAGGCTTGCTTCATGCTTTTCTCTACCAACATCATCTTTGATCACATCTACCAAACAGTCAAAATTGTGTCACATGTCTACCTCCCCGATGGTACACCCATGTCCGAAATCCCTTCTCTTTACGATGAAGCCTCAGCCAGAATTGACAGTGTCCGACGTAAGCTTATGAACCCCGAAACCCCCATGCCTCCCCAAGGACACATCACTCTTGGTAACCAGTCGGAGAGCAATGTTGGAAAGGTCGGATACGAGGGATTTGTGACCAAGCTCAAGGAACACATTGTCAAGGGCGACATCATCCAGGCTGTTCCTTCTCAAAGATTGACTAGGGAGACAGCTTTGCATCCGTTCAATGTGTACAGGCATTTGAGGAGAGTGAACCCCAGTCCTTACATGTTCTACTTGGACTGCGGGGATATCCGATTGGTGGGCGCCAGTCCAGAGACGTTGTGTAAGGTCGAGGGAAGAAAGGTGTACAACCACGCTATTGCGGGCACTGTTAAACGAGGAAAGACCGAGGAGG AGGACGCCGTCCTTGGTGCCGGTCTTCTTGCCTCTAACAAGGACCGAGCGGAGCACATCATGCTTGTCGACCTTGCCAGAAACGATGTCAACAGGGTATGCAAGCCCGAGACTGTCAATGTCGACAACCTTATGCAAGTCGAAAAGTTCAGTCACGTTATACACTTGACAAGTCAGATCAGTGGTATATTGAGGGACGACCAATCTAG GTTCGATGCTTTCCGATCCATCTTCCCTGCCGGTACCGTGTCTGGCGCTCCCAAGATCAAGGCCATCCAACTTATTTCTGGTCTTGAGAAGGAGCGACGTGGCGTCTACGCCGGTGCGGTTGGCCGATTCGATTTTGACAGAGACAACCTCGATACCTGTATCGCCATCCGAACAATGACATTTAAGGATGGAAAGGTATTTTTGCAGGCAGGTGGAGGTATTGTCTTTGATAGtgtggaggaggatgagtTTGTGGAGACCATTAACAAATTGGGAGCGAACGTCAAGTGTATTGAAGAAGCTGAGA AGTATTACGCGAGGTTGCAAGGGCAGAACGTATAA